One Setaria italica strain Yugu1 chromosome II, Setaria_italica_v2.0, whole genome shotgun sequence DNA segment encodes these proteins:
- the LOC101780884 gene encoding purine permease 2-like has protein sequence MDVEARKDSSPTRGKLVRRLLVALNCGMLALGTTAGPLLTRLYYDKGGQREWLSAWLQSAGWPLLLVPVAASYAARRACDWRAPLLLTPPRVLLAAAGLGVATGADNFIYALSLRYLPVSTSAILISTQLAFTVFFAFLIVRQRLTATTVNAVALLTAGAAVLGLHVSSDRPAGATKGQYLMGFALALGAAALYGLILPMVELAYKRAAGGGRAVTYALVMEMQLVMGFFATAFCTVGMIVNKDFQVRGHVLHPCRF, from the coding sequence ATGGACGTGGAAGCGCGCAAGGACTCCTCGCCAACACGCGGCAAGCTGGTGCGCCGCCTCCTGGTGGCGCTCAACTGCGGGATGCTCGCGTTGGGCACCACGGCCGGGCCGCTCCTCACCCGCCTCTACTACGACAAGGGCGGCCAACGGGAGTGGCTCTCGGCGTGGCTCCAGTCCGCCGGCTGGCCGCTGCTGCTGGTCCCCGTGGCGGCTTCctacgccgcccgccgcgcgtgCGACTGGCGCGCCCCGCTCCTGCTCACCCCGCCGCGcgtgctgctcgccgccgcggggctcgGCGTCGCCACGGGTGCGGACAACTTCATCTACGCGTTGAGCCTCCGGTATTTGCCCGTCTCCACCTCCGCGATCCTCATCTCGACGCAGCTCGCGTTCACGGTGTTCTTCGCGTTCCTCATCGTGCGCCAGCGGCTCACGGCGACGACCGTGAACGCCGTGGCGCTCCTGACGGCGGGCGCCGCCGTGCTGGGACTGCACGTCTCGTCCGACCGCCCCGCGGGCGCCACCAAGGGGCAGTACTTGATGGGCTTCGCCCTGGCACTCGGCGCCGCGGCGCTGTACGGGCTCATCCTGCCGATGGTCGAGCTTGCGTACAAGCGCGCCGCGGGTGGCGGCCGCGCCGTCACGTACGCGCTGGTGATGGAGATGCAGCTGGTGATGGGGTTCTTCGCCACCGCTTTCTGCACCGTCGGCATGATAGTCAACAAAGACTTCCAGGTGCGCGGACACGTCTTGCACCCTTGCCGCTTCTAG
- the LOC101781289 gene encoding purine permease 3 yields the protein MASPAFILSVYFSACPLLLQETQQHTGPLASSSHPGSGVTVASKFQSAVPDTATAVARNDSPPTRSKTTMGRLLVALNCTLLALGGTGGQLLSRLYYINGGQRQWLSAGLQTGGWPLLLIPLAGSYASRRARDRGAPVLLSPPRFLLAAAGLGVITGVDDFLYAWGLEFLPVSTSAILISTQLVFTVLFSFLIVRHRLTAATVNAVALLTVGGVVLGLHVSSDRPEGVTRGQYWLGFVLTLGAAALGGVLMPLVELAYKCAAGGGRVLTYSVAMELQLVIGLVATAFFTAGMIVNKDFQAIPSEAKRFELGEARYYTVLVWAAVLWQFFFLGAVGVIFCVHTLLAGILIAVFIPVTEVAAVIFLHEKFSSEKGVALVLSLWGLASYSYGEWNEARAKKNTEAVAEAQAS from the exons ATGGCATCTCCGGCTTTC ATACTGTCTGTCTACTTTTCTGCCTGCCCCTTGCTGCTACAAGAGACCCAACAACACACCGGCCCTTTGGCCTCATCCAGCCATCCTGGATCCGGCGTCACCGTTGCATCTAAATTCCAAAGCGCAGTGCCAGACACAGCCACGGCCGTAGCCCGTAACGACTCGCCGCCCACACGCAGCAAGACGACGATGGGACGCCTCCTGGTCGCGCTCAACTGCACGCTGCTCGCCCTTGGTGGCACGGGCGGGCAGCTCCTTAGCCGCCTCTATTACATCAACGGTGGCCAGCGGCAGTGGCTCTCCGCGGGGCTCCAGACCGGCGGCTGGCCGCTGCTGCTGATCCCCCTGGCAGGTTCCTACGccagccgccgcgcgcgcgaccGGGGCGCTCCCGTCCTGCTCTCCCCGCCGCGCTTTCTGCTGGCCGCTGCGGGGCTCGGCGTCATCACGGGCGTCGACGACTTCCTCTACGCCTGGGGGCTCGAGTTCCTTCCCGTCTCCACCTCCGCGATTCTCATCTCGACGCAGCTCGTGTTCACGGTGCTCTTCTCGTTCCTCATAGTGCGGCACCGGCTGACGGCGGCGACCGTGAACGCCGTGGCTCTGCTGACGGTGGGCGGCGTCGTGCTGGGGTTGCACGTCTCCTCCGACCGCCCCGAGGGGGTAACCAGGGGCCAGTACTGGCTGGGCTTCGTTCTCACCCtcggcgccgcggcgctggGCGGGGTCCTCATGCCGCTGGTCGAGCTCGCTTACAagtgcgccgcgggcggcggcagagTCCTGACGTACTCTGTGGCGATGGAGTTGCAGCTGGTCATTGGGTTAGTCGCCACCGCGTTCTTCACCGCCGGCATGATCGTCAACAAGGACTTCCAG GCGATCCCAAGTGAGGCGAAGCGCTTCGAGCTGGGGGAGGCCCGGTACTACACGGTGCTGGTGTGGGCGGCCGTGCTGTGGCAGTTCTTCTTCCTGGGCGCCGTGGGGGTCATCTTCTGCGTGCACACGCTGCTCGCGGGCATCCTCATCGCGGTCTTCATCCCGGTCACCGAGGTGGCCGCCGTGATCTTCCTGCACGAGAAGTTCAGCAGCGAGAAGGGCGTGGCGCTGGTGCTCTCGCTCTGGGGCCTTGCGTCCTACTCCTACGGCGagtggaacgaggccagggccAAGAAGAACACCGAGGCCGTAGCGGAGGCCCAGGCCTCTTGA